The Pseudomonas sp. MM223 genome segment AACGGTGGCGAGCACGCCGACAACAACGTCGACATCCAGGAGTTCATGGTTCAGCCGGTTGGCGCCAAGACCTTCTCCGACGGCCTGCGCATGGGTACCGAAATCTTCCACCACCTCAAAGCCGTGCTGAAGGCCCGTGGCCTGAACACTGCCGTAGGTGACGAAGGTGGCTTCGCCCCTAACCTGGCATCCAACGAAGACGCCCTGGGCGCCATCGCCGAAGCCGTTGAAAAAGCCGGCTACAAGCTGGGCACCGACGTGACCCTGGCCCTGGACTGCGCGGCTTCCGAGTTCTACGAAGACGGCAAGTACAACCTGTCTGGCGAAGGCAAGTCGTTCGACGCCGAAGGCTTCGCCGAGTACCTGAAAGGCCTGACCGAGCGCTTCCCGATCATCTCGATCGAAGACGGCCTGGACGAGTCCGACTGGGCTGGCTGGAAAATCCTCACCGACAAGATCGGCGAGAAGGTACAGCTGGTTGGCGACGACCTGTTCGTGACCAACACCAAGATCCTCAAGGAAGGCATCGAGAAGGGCATCGGTAACTCGATCCTGATCAAGTTCAACCAGATCGGTTCGCTGACCGAAACCCTGGAAGCCATCCAGATGGCCAAGGCTGCCGGCTACACCGCGGTGATCTCGCACCGTTCCGGTGAAACCGAAGATTCGACCATTGCCGACCTGGCTGTGGGTACCGCTGCCGGCCAGATCAAGACCGGTTCGCTGTGCCGTTCCGACCGCGTTTCCAAGTACAACCAACTGCTGCGCATCGAAGAGCAACTGGGTGCCAAAGCGGTTTACCGTGGTCGCGCCGAGTTTCGCGGCTAAGCAAGAGATGGTAAAAAGACAGCAGCCGGAGCTGTAGGAACGTTCGTACTGAACTTTACTGCGTTCCAACGGGTTTCTGTCTACGAAGCCTGGCCTCGGCCAGGCTTCGTGCTATTCGAGACCCCGAAATGCATAGTGTGCGGCGGTCTTTTTAACCTGGATACCTAGATGCGCAGTCCTTATTGGTTGTTCCTCGTCCTGCTCCTGCTGCTGGGTGGCCTGCAGTACCGCCTGTGGGTGGGTAATGGCAGCCTGGCGCAAGTGACCGAGCTGAAGCAGCAGATTGCCGAGCAGCATGCCGAGAACGAGCGCTTGCTTGAGCGTAACCGTGTGCTCGATGCCGAAGTGCTAGAGCTGAAAAAGGCATGGAGACCGTTGAAGAGCGGGCTCGCCACGAATTGGGAATGGTCAAAGAGGGCGAAACCCTCTTCCAGTTGCCACAGAAATGATCGATACCTTGCCGGCCTTCTGGGCCGTGATTCCTGCTGCGGGCGTTGGTGCCCGCATGGCTGCCGACCGCCCCAAGCAATACCTGGAGTTGGCCGGGCAGACCCTTCTCGAGCACAGCCTCGACTGTTTTCTTGGCCACCCTGCGCTCAAGGGCGTGGTGGTCAGCATTGCTGAAGATGACCCTTACTGGCCGGCCCTGCGTTGCGCCAGCGACTCGCGTATCCAGCGCGCGACGGGCGGGCGTGAGCGCGCCGACTCGGTGCTCAACGCTTTGCTGTTGCTGCATGCCCAGGGGGCCTCGGACAGCGACTGGGTGCTGGTGCACGATGCTGCGCGGCCGAACCTTGCGCGCAGCGACCTGGACAAGTTGTTGTCGGAGCTGGCAGACGACCCGGTGGGCGGCCTGCTGGCCGTGCCGGCGCGTGACACCCTCAAGCGTGCCGGCAGCAATGGTCGGGTCAGCGCTACGGTGGACCGCAGCACTATCTGGCAGGCGTACACGCCGCAGATGTTCCGCCTTGGGGCGCTGCACCGGGCGCTGGCCGAGTGCCTGGTGTCGGACGTGGTGGTGACCGATGAGGCCTCTGCCATCGAATGGTCCGGCCAGGCGCCGCGGCTGGTGGAAGGGCGCAGTGACAACATCAAGGTCACCCGGCCCGAAGACCTGGAGTGGCTGCGCCAGCGCTGGGCGGGTAGACGCTGATATCGCTGGGACCGCTGCGCGGTCCTTTCGCGGCACAAGGCCGCTCCTACAGGGAGTCGCGATCACCTGTAGGAGCGGCCTTGTGCCGCGAAAGCGCCGCATAGCGGCCCCGGCAAACCATCAGATAACCCGGTATTCCGGCAACCCCGCCAACCCTTCTTTCAGGTAATCCACCAAACGGCGCACCTTCGGCGACAGATGCCGCTGCTGCGGATACAACGCCCACACTGCCGTATTTGGCGGCTGGTGCGCCTCCAACAGCGACACCAGCGCACCACTGTTCAGGTGCTCCAGCACGTAATAATCCGGCAACTGGCACAACCCTATGCCTTGCAACGCCGC includes the following:
- the eno gene encoding Enolase (*Name eno) translates to MAKIVDIKGREVLDSRGNPTVEADVLLDNGIIGSACAPSGASTGSREALELRDGDKSRYLGKGVLKAVGNINGPIRDLLLGKDPSDQKALDRAMIELDGTENKAKLGANAILAVSLAAAKAAAQDQDLPLYAHIANLNGTPGQYSMPVPMMNIINGGEHADNNVDIQEFMVQPVGAKTFSDGLRMGTEIFHHLKAVLKARGLNTAVGDEGGFAPNLASNEDALGAIAEAVEKAGYKLGTDVTLALDCAASEFYEDGKYNLSGEGKSFDAEGFAEYLKGLTERFPIISIEDGLDESDWAGWKILTDKIGEKVQLVGDDLFVTNTKILKEGIEKGIGNSILIKFNQIGSLTETLEAIQMAKAAGYTAVISHRSGETEDSTIADLAVGTAAGQIKTGSLCRSDRVSKYNQLLRIEEQLGAKAVYRGRAEFRG
- the ispD gene encoding 2-C-methyl-D-erythritol 4-phosphate cytidylyltransferase (*Name ispD) — translated: MIDTLPAFWAVIPAAGVGARMAADRPKQYLELAGQTLLEHSLDCFLGHPALKGVVVSIAEDDPYWPALRCASDSRIQRATGGRERADSVLNALLLLHAQGASDSDWVLVHDAARPNLARSDLDKLLSELADDPVGGLLAVPARDTLKRAGSNGRVSATVDRSTIWQAYTPQMFRLGALHRALAECLVSDVVVTDEASAIEWSGQAPRLVEGRSDNIKVTRPEDLEWLRQRWAGRR